The Microcebus murinus isolate Inina chromosome 4, M.murinus_Inina_mat1.0, whole genome shotgun sequence genome has a segment encoding these proteins:
- the CNGA4 gene encoding cyclic nucleotide-gated channel alpha-4 isoform X1 gives MVFPVMYNLIIVVCRACFPDLQHGYLVAWLVLDYTSDLLYLLDIVVRFHTGYLEQGILVVDKGRISRRYVRTWSFLLDVASLVPTDVAYVRLGPHTPTLRLNRFLRAPRLFEAFDRTETRTAYPNAFRIAKLMLYIFVVIHWNSCLYFALSRYLGFGRDVWVYPDPAQPGFERLRRQYLYSFYFSTLILTTVGDTPMPAQEEEYLFMVGDFLLAVMGFATIMGSMSSVIYNMNTADAAFYPDHALVKKYMKLHRINRRLERRVIDWYQHLHINKKMTNELAILQHLPERLRAEVAVSVHLSTLSRVQIFQNCEASLLEELVLKLQPQTYSPGEYVCRKGDIGREMYIIREGQLAVVADDGITQYAVLGAGLYFGEISIINIKGNMSGNRRTANIKSLGYSDLFCLSKEDLREVLSEYPQAQTVMEEKGREILLKMNKLDVNAEAAEIALQQATESRLRGLDQQLDDLQTKFARLLAELESSALKIAYRVERLEWQTREWPMPEDLAEADDEEEAGEGTSKDGEGRVDQGGPSGPEWLHCHPQDSHL, from the exons ATGGTCTTCCCAGTAATGTATAACCTCATCATTGTCGTGTGCAG AGCCTGCTTTCCCGACTTGCAGCACGGTTATCTGGTGGCCTGGTTGGTGCTGGACTACACAAGTGACTTGCTGTACCTACTGGACATCGTCGTGCGCTTCCACACGG gaTACTTAGAACAGGGCATCCTGGTGGTGGACAAGGGTAGGATCTCGCGACGCTACGTTCGCACCTGGAGCTTCTTGCTGGACGTGGCTTCCCTGGTGCCCACGGACGTGGCCTACGTGCGGCTGGGCCCGCACACACCCACGCTGAGGCTGAACCGCTTTCTCCGTGCACCCCGGCTCTTCGAGGCCTTTGACCGCACAGAGACCCGCACAGCTTACCCGAACGCCTTTCGCATCGCCAAGCTGATGCTTTACATTTTCGTCGTCATCCATTGGAACAGCTGCCTGTACTTTGCGCTGTCCCGGTACCTAGGCTTCGGGCGTGACGTGTGGGTGTACCCGGACCCCGCGCAGCCTGGCTTTGAGCGCCTGCGGCGCCAGTATCTCTACAGCTTTTACTTCTCCACGCTGATCCTGACCACGGTGGGCGACACGCCAATGCCGGCCCAGGAGGAGGAGTACCTCTTCATGGTGGGCGACTTCCTGCTGGCCGTCATGGGTTTCGCCACCATCATGGGTAGCATGAGCTCTGTCATCTACAACATGAACACCGCAGATGCGGCTTTCTACCCAGATCACGCGCTGGTGAAAAAGTACATGAAGCTGCATCGCATCAACCGCCGGCTGGAGCGGCGAGTTATTGACTG GTACCAGCACCTGCACATCAACAAGAAGATGACCAATGAGTTAGCCATCTTACAGCACTTACCCGAGCGGCTGCGAGCTGAAGTGGCTGTATCTGTACACCTGTCTACGCTGAGCCGGGTGCAGATCTTCCAGAACTGCGAGGCCAGCCTGCTGGAGGAGCTAGTGCTAAAGCTGCAGCCGCAGACCTACTCACCAGGCGAATATGTCTGCCGCAAAGGGGACATTGGCCGAGAGATGTACATCATCCGAGAGGGTCAACTGGCTGTGGTGGCAGATGATGGCATCACACAGTATGCTGTGCTTGGTGCAGGACTCTACTTTGGGGAGATCAGTATCATCAACATCAAAG GGAACATGTCTGGGAACCGCCGCACTGCCAACATCAAGAGCCTAGGTTATTCAGACCTGTTCTGCCTGAGCAAGGAGGACCTGAGGGAGGTGCTGAGTGAGTATCCACAAGCCCAGACGGTCATGGAGGAGAAGGGACGTGAGATTCTGCTCAAAATGAACAAGTTGGATGTGAATGCCGAGGCAGCTGAGATCGCCCTACAGCAGGCCACTGAGTCCCGGCTGCGAGGCCTCGACCAGCAGCTTGATGATCTGCAGACCAAGTTCGCTCGCCTCCTGGCTGAGCTGGAGTCCAGCGCACTTAAGATTGCCTACCGCGTCGAACGGCTGGAGTGGCAGACTCGAGAGTGGCCAATGCCTGAGGACCTGGCTGAGGCCGATGACGAGGAAGAAGCTGGGGAGGGAACTTCCAAGGATGGGGAGGGCAGGGTCGACCAGGGGGGACCCTCAGGTCCAGAGTGGCTGCATTGCCATCCACAGGACTCCCACCTCTGA
- the CNGA4 gene encoding cyclic nucleotide-gated channel alpha-4 isoform X2 yields the protein MVFPVIACFPDLQHGYLVAWLVLDYTSDLLYLLDIVVRFHTGYLEQGILVVDKGRISRRYVRTWSFLLDVASLVPTDVAYVRLGPHTPTLRLNRFLRAPRLFEAFDRTETRTAYPNAFRIAKLMLYIFVVIHWNSCLYFALSRYLGFGRDVWVYPDPAQPGFERLRRQYLYSFYFSTLILTTVGDTPMPAQEEEYLFMVGDFLLAVMGFATIMGSMSSVIYNMNTADAAFYPDHALVKKYMKLHRINRRLERRVIDWYQHLHINKKMTNELAILQHLPERLRAEVAVSVHLSTLSRVQIFQNCEASLLEELVLKLQPQTYSPGEYVCRKGDIGREMYIIREGQLAVVADDGITQYAVLGAGLYFGEISIINIKGNMSGNRRTANIKSLGYSDLFCLSKEDLREVLSEYPQAQTVMEEKGREILLKMNKLDVNAEAAEIALQQATESRLRGLDQQLDDLQTKFARLLAELESSALKIAYRVERLEWQTREWPMPEDLAEADDEEEAGEGTSKDGEGRVDQGGPSGPEWLHCHPQDSHL from the exons ATGGTCTTCCCAGTAAT AGCCTGCTTTCCCGACTTGCAGCACGGTTATCTGGTGGCCTGGTTGGTGCTGGACTACACAAGTGACTTGCTGTACCTACTGGACATCGTCGTGCGCTTCCACACGG gaTACTTAGAACAGGGCATCCTGGTGGTGGACAAGGGTAGGATCTCGCGACGCTACGTTCGCACCTGGAGCTTCTTGCTGGACGTGGCTTCCCTGGTGCCCACGGACGTGGCCTACGTGCGGCTGGGCCCGCACACACCCACGCTGAGGCTGAACCGCTTTCTCCGTGCACCCCGGCTCTTCGAGGCCTTTGACCGCACAGAGACCCGCACAGCTTACCCGAACGCCTTTCGCATCGCCAAGCTGATGCTTTACATTTTCGTCGTCATCCATTGGAACAGCTGCCTGTACTTTGCGCTGTCCCGGTACCTAGGCTTCGGGCGTGACGTGTGGGTGTACCCGGACCCCGCGCAGCCTGGCTTTGAGCGCCTGCGGCGCCAGTATCTCTACAGCTTTTACTTCTCCACGCTGATCCTGACCACGGTGGGCGACACGCCAATGCCGGCCCAGGAGGAGGAGTACCTCTTCATGGTGGGCGACTTCCTGCTGGCCGTCATGGGTTTCGCCACCATCATGGGTAGCATGAGCTCTGTCATCTACAACATGAACACCGCAGATGCGGCTTTCTACCCAGATCACGCGCTGGTGAAAAAGTACATGAAGCTGCATCGCATCAACCGCCGGCTGGAGCGGCGAGTTATTGACTG GTACCAGCACCTGCACATCAACAAGAAGATGACCAATGAGTTAGCCATCTTACAGCACTTACCCGAGCGGCTGCGAGCTGAAGTGGCTGTATCTGTACACCTGTCTACGCTGAGCCGGGTGCAGATCTTCCAGAACTGCGAGGCCAGCCTGCTGGAGGAGCTAGTGCTAAAGCTGCAGCCGCAGACCTACTCACCAGGCGAATATGTCTGCCGCAAAGGGGACATTGGCCGAGAGATGTACATCATCCGAGAGGGTCAACTGGCTGTGGTGGCAGATGATGGCATCACACAGTATGCTGTGCTTGGTGCAGGACTCTACTTTGGGGAGATCAGTATCATCAACATCAAAG GGAACATGTCTGGGAACCGCCGCACTGCCAACATCAAGAGCCTAGGTTATTCAGACCTGTTCTGCCTGAGCAAGGAGGACCTGAGGGAGGTGCTGAGTGAGTATCCACAAGCCCAGACGGTCATGGAGGAGAAGGGACGTGAGATTCTGCTCAAAATGAACAAGTTGGATGTGAATGCCGAGGCAGCTGAGATCGCCCTACAGCAGGCCACTGAGTCCCGGCTGCGAGGCCTCGACCAGCAGCTTGATGATCTGCAGACCAAGTTCGCTCGCCTCCTGGCTGAGCTGGAGTCCAGCGCACTTAAGATTGCCTACCGCGTCGAACGGCTGGAGTGGCAGACTCGAGAGTGGCCAATGCCTGAGGACCTGGCTGAGGCCGATGACGAGGAAGAAGCTGGGGAGGGAACTTCCAAGGATGGGGAGGGCAGGGTCGACCAGGGGGGACCCTCAGGTCCAGAGTGGCTGCATTGCCATCCACAGGACTCCCACCTCTGA